One Sus scrofa isolate TJ Tabasco breed Duroc chromosome 1, Sscrofa11.1, whole genome shotgun sequence DNA segment encodes these proteins:
- the CFAP206 gene encoding cilia- and flagella-associated protein 206 isoform X3 — protein MPPTQAESVIKNIIREIRQECAAHGEIVSETLVAFMVKAVVLDPSNGFNTDRTLIKSDVQKLVKLCVARLLDSKNPSLDTIKMQVYFDMNYTRREEFLEEHHRVVESRLGSVTREITDSRACIREELESLYRKIVSYLLLRSGLGSPTDIKVVREATAALQSVFPQAELGTFLTLSEKDKERQLKELTMIVTGIRLFNRDCGKGGEGIDDLPAILQEAIPATTQHIDSQLQVVQDQAYRYTAILEKVVKNPLLSQELQPYMLKEALYNLRQYEIFLQIILSDIITCAQEVEMMIKQLGAQLEQLKMTVKSKTAVPTSQVFPIFIALSNLWTSFQDETVLISVLSNLTTHLEPFLGAHELFFPEKVMQDLLDRVAVKTDVCRIKEHMEDRVNPADFRNLEWLFPETTANFDKLLIQYRGFCGYTIAATDGLLLPGNPAIGILKYKEKYYTFNTRDAAYSFAENPENYIDSITEKAKKNAELIQLLELHQQFETLIPYSQANLRQKVTHSVQTNLSHMRRENCSQVYPSKTASTQSLREGSSQVPRPQIYIAGLRGGQTKTTYGVKVNLTRGVDET, from the exons ATGCCTCCCACTCAGGCTGAAAGTGTTATAAAGAATATCATTCgagaaataagacaagaatgtGCAGCCCATGGAGAGATTGTTTCTGAAACTCTGGTTGCTTTTATG GTCAAAGCTGTGGTCCTGGACCCAAGTAATGGCTTTAACACGGATAGAACGCTCATAAAAAGTGACGTGCAGAAACTTGTTAAG CTTTGTGTGGCTCGGCTCTTGGACAGTAAAAATCCATCCCTGGACACCATTAAGATGCAAGTCTACTTTGATATGAATTATACAAGACGAG AGGAATTTCTCGAAGAACATCACCGGGTTGTAGAGTCTAGATTAGGCTCTGTTACCAGAGAAATTACAGATAGTCGGGCCTGTATTCGAGAAGAGCTGGAAAGCCTCTACCGCAAGATTGTCAGCTACCTGTTGCTACGCTCTGGGCTGGGGTCCCCAACAGACATCAAGGTTGTCAGAGAGGCAACAG CAGCCCTACAGAGTGTTTTTCCTCAGGCTGAGCTTGGGACATTTCTAACTCTttctgagaaagacaaagaacGCCAACTGAAAGAACTCACCATGATTGTTACTGGAATCCGTTTATTTAACCGAGACTGTGGAAAGGGAGGAGAAGGCATTGATGACT TGCCAGCTATTCTACAGGAAGCCATCCCAGCCACCACACAGCATATTGATTCCCAACTCCAGGTGGTCCAGGACCAGGCATACCGCTACACAGCCATCCTCGAGAAAGTGGTAAAAAACCCACTGTTGAGTCAAGAGCTTCAGCCCTATATGTTAAAAGAAGCCCTGTATAACTTGCGACAATATGAGATCTTCCTTCAGATCATTTTG TCAGATATAATTACTTGTGCTCAAGAAGTGGAAATGATGATAAAGCAGTTAGGAGCCCAACTCGAACAATTAAAAATGACTGTAAAATCAAAGACGGCTGTTCCAACATCGCAAGTTTTT CCCATCTTCATTGCCCTTTCCAATCTGTGGACTAGCTTCCAGGATGAAACTGTTTTGATTAGTGTCCTCAGTAATTTAACTACTCATCTCGAGCCATTTCTGGGTGCTCATGAATTATTCTTTCCTGAAAAAGTAATGCAAGATCTTCTTGACCGAGTGGCTGTGAAAACTGATGTGTGTAGAATCAAAGAACACATGG AAGATAGAGTAAATCCAGCGGATTTCAGAAACCTGGAATGGCTTTTCCCAGAAACAACAGCCAATTTCGATAAATTGTTAATTCAGTATCGGGGGTTTTGTGGCTACACAATTGCTGCAACAGATGGTCTTCTCCTTCCAG GAAATCCAGCAATtggaattttgaaatataaagaaaagtattACACTTTCAATACCAGAGATGCTGCATATTCGTTTGCAGAAAATCCTGAAAATTATATTGATTCAATtacagaaaaagccaaaaaaaatgcagaattgaTTCAACTACTAGAACTTCATCAACAGTTTGAAACCCTTATTCCATATTCTCAG GCCAATTTGCGTCAGAAAGTTACTCACTCAGTACAAACCAATCTTAGTCACATGAGAAGAGAAAATTGTTCCCAGGTGTACCCTTCAAAGACCGCTAGCACACAGTCCCTGAGGGAAGGCAGCAGCCAAGTGCCCCGGCCCCAGATCTACATAGCTGGTCTTCGCGGGGGCCAGACTAAGACTACCTATGGAGTAAAGGTGAACTTAACCAGAGGCGTTGATGAAACCTAG
- the CFAP206 gene encoding cilia- and flagella-associated protein 206 isoform X1 gives MPPTQAESVIKNIIREIRQECAAHGEIVSETLVAFMVKAVVLDPSNGFNTDRTLIKSDVQKLVKLCVARLLDSKNPSLDTIKMQVYFDMNYTRREEFLEEHHRVVESRLGSVTREITDSRACIREELESLYRKIVSYLLLRSGLGSPTDIKVVREATAALQSVFPQAELGTFLTLSEKDKERQLKELTMIVTGIRLFNRDCGKGGEGIDDLPAILQEAIPATTQHIDSQLQVVQDQAYRYTAILEKVVKNPLLSQELQPYMLKEALYNLRQYEIFLQIILSDIITCAQEVEMMIKQLGAQLEQLKMTVKSKTAVPTSQVFPIFIALSNLWTSFQDETVLISVLSNLTTHLEPFLGAHELFFPEKVMQDLLDRVAVKTDVCRIKEHMEDRVNPADFRNLEWLFPETTANFDKLLIQYRGFCGYTIAATDGLLLPGNPAIGILKYKEKYYTFNTRDAAYSFAENPENYIDSITEKAKKNAELIQLLELHQQFETLIPYSQMKEVGKHYIKPITMCESSTQTDTHLLPPTIVRSYEWNEWELRRKAIKLANLRQKVTHSVQTNLSHMRRENCSQVYPSKTASTQSLREGSSQVPRPQIYIAGLRGGQTKTTYGVKVNLTRGVDET, from the exons ATGCCTCCCACTCAGGCTGAAAGTGTTATAAAGAATATCATTCgagaaataagacaagaatgtGCAGCCCATGGAGAGATTGTTTCTGAAACTCTGGTTGCTTTTATG GTCAAAGCTGTGGTCCTGGACCCAAGTAATGGCTTTAACACGGATAGAACGCTCATAAAAAGTGACGTGCAGAAACTTGTTAAG CTTTGTGTGGCTCGGCTCTTGGACAGTAAAAATCCATCCCTGGACACCATTAAGATGCAAGTCTACTTTGATATGAATTATACAAGACGAG AGGAATTTCTCGAAGAACATCACCGGGTTGTAGAGTCTAGATTAGGCTCTGTTACCAGAGAAATTACAGATAGTCGGGCCTGTATTCGAGAAGAGCTGGAAAGCCTCTACCGCAAGATTGTCAGCTACCTGTTGCTACGCTCTGGGCTGGGGTCCCCAACAGACATCAAGGTTGTCAGAGAGGCAACAG CAGCCCTACAGAGTGTTTTTCCTCAGGCTGAGCTTGGGACATTTCTAACTCTttctgagaaagacaaagaacGCCAACTGAAAGAACTCACCATGATTGTTACTGGAATCCGTTTATTTAACCGAGACTGTGGAAAGGGAGGAGAAGGCATTGATGACT TGCCAGCTATTCTACAGGAAGCCATCCCAGCCACCACACAGCATATTGATTCCCAACTCCAGGTGGTCCAGGACCAGGCATACCGCTACACAGCCATCCTCGAGAAAGTGGTAAAAAACCCACTGTTGAGTCAAGAGCTTCAGCCCTATATGTTAAAAGAAGCCCTGTATAACTTGCGACAATATGAGATCTTCCTTCAGATCATTTTG TCAGATATAATTACTTGTGCTCAAGAAGTGGAAATGATGATAAAGCAGTTAGGAGCCCAACTCGAACAATTAAAAATGACTGTAAAATCAAAGACGGCTGTTCCAACATCGCAAGTTTTT CCCATCTTCATTGCCCTTTCCAATCTGTGGACTAGCTTCCAGGATGAAACTGTTTTGATTAGTGTCCTCAGTAATTTAACTACTCATCTCGAGCCATTTCTGGGTGCTCATGAATTATTCTTTCCTGAAAAAGTAATGCAAGATCTTCTTGACCGAGTGGCTGTGAAAACTGATGTGTGTAGAATCAAAGAACACATGG AAGATAGAGTAAATCCAGCGGATTTCAGAAACCTGGAATGGCTTTTCCCAGAAACAACAGCCAATTTCGATAAATTGTTAATTCAGTATCGGGGGTTTTGTGGCTACACAATTGCTGCAACAGATGGTCTTCTCCTTCCAG GAAATCCAGCAATtggaattttgaaatataaagaaaagtattACACTTTCAATACCAGAGATGCTGCATATTCGTTTGCAGAAAATCCTGAAAATTATATTGATTCAATtacagaaaaagccaaaaaaaatgcagaattgaTTCAACTACTAGAACTTCATCAACAGTTTGAAACCCTTATTCCATATTCTCAG ATGAAAGAGGTTGGCAAACATTATATAAAACCAATTACAATGTGTGAAAGTAGCACACAGACGGATACACACTTATTGCCACCAACAATTGTGAGATCATATGAGTGGAATGAATGGGAGTTAAGAAGAAAAGCTATAAAActg GCCAATTTGCGTCAGAAAGTTACTCACTCAGTACAAACCAATCTTAGTCACATGAGAAGAGAAAATTGTTCCCAGGTGTACCCTTCAAAGACCGCTAGCACACAGTCCCTGAGGGAAGGCAGCAGCCAAGTGCCCCGGCCCCAGATCTACATAGCTGGTCTTCGCGGGGGCCAGACTAAGACTACCTATGGAGTAAAGGTGAACTTAACCAGAGGCGTTGATGAAACCTAG
- the CFAP206 gene encoding cilia- and flagella-associated protein 206 isoform X2 has translation MPPTQAESVIKNIIREIRQECAAHGEIVSETLVAFMLCVARLLDSKNPSLDTIKMQVYFDMNYTRREEFLEEHHRVVESRLGSVTREITDSRACIREELESLYRKIVSYLLLRSGLGSPTDIKVVREATAALQSVFPQAELGTFLTLSEKDKERQLKELTMIVTGIRLFNRDCGKGGEGIDDLPAILQEAIPATTQHIDSQLQVVQDQAYRYTAILEKVVKNPLLSQELQPYMLKEALYNLRQYEIFLQIILSDIITCAQEVEMMIKQLGAQLEQLKMTVKSKTAVPTSQVFPIFIALSNLWTSFQDETVLISVLSNLTTHLEPFLGAHELFFPEKVMQDLLDRVAVKTDVCRIKEHMEDRVNPADFRNLEWLFPETTANFDKLLIQYRGFCGYTIAATDGLLLPGNPAIGILKYKEKYYTFNTRDAAYSFAENPENYIDSITEKAKKNAELIQLLELHQQFETLIPYSQMKEVGKHYIKPITMCESSTQTDTHLLPPTIVRSYEWNEWELRRKAIKLANLRQKVTHSVQTNLSHMRRENCSQVYPSKTASTQSLREGSSQVPRPQIYIAGLRGGQTKTTYGVKVNLTRGVDET, from the exons ATGCCTCCCACTCAGGCTGAAAGTGTTATAAAGAATATCATTCgagaaataagacaagaatgtGCAGCCCATGGAGAGATTGTTTCTGAAACTCTGGTTGCTTTTATG CTTTGTGTGGCTCGGCTCTTGGACAGTAAAAATCCATCCCTGGACACCATTAAGATGCAAGTCTACTTTGATATGAATTATACAAGACGAG AGGAATTTCTCGAAGAACATCACCGGGTTGTAGAGTCTAGATTAGGCTCTGTTACCAGAGAAATTACAGATAGTCGGGCCTGTATTCGAGAAGAGCTGGAAAGCCTCTACCGCAAGATTGTCAGCTACCTGTTGCTACGCTCTGGGCTGGGGTCCCCAACAGACATCAAGGTTGTCAGAGAGGCAACAG CAGCCCTACAGAGTGTTTTTCCTCAGGCTGAGCTTGGGACATTTCTAACTCTttctgagaaagacaaagaacGCCAACTGAAAGAACTCACCATGATTGTTACTGGAATCCGTTTATTTAACCGAGACTGTGGAAAGGGAGGAGAAGGCATTGATGACT TGCCAGCTATTCTACAGGAAGCCATCCCAGCCACCACACAGCATATTGATTCCCAACTCCAGGTGGTCCAGGACCAGGCATACCGCTACACAGCCATCCTCGAGAAAGTGGTAAAAAACCCACTGTTGAGTCAAGAGCTTCAGCCCTATATGTTAAAAGAAGCCCTGTATAACTTGCGACAATATGAGATCTTCCTTCAGATCATTTTG TCAGATATAATTACTTGTGCTCAAGAAGTGGAAATGATGATAAAGCAGTTAGGAGCCCAACTCGAACAATTAAAAATGACTGTAAAATCAAAGACGGCTGTTCCAACATCGCAAGTTTTT CCCATCTTCATTGCCCTTTCCAATCTGTGGACTAGCTTCCAGGATGAAACTGTTTTGATTAGTGTCCTCAGTAATTTAACTACTCATCTCGAGCCATTTCTGGGTGCTCATGAATTATTCTTTCCTGAAAAAGTAATGCAAGATCTTCTTGACCGAGTGGCTGTGAAAACTGATGTGTGTAGAATCAAAGAACACATGG AAGATAGAGTAAATCCAGCGGATTTCAGAAACCTGGAATGGCTTTTCCCAGAAACAACAGCCAATTTCGATAAATTGTTAATTCAGTATCGGGGGTTTTGTGGCTACACAATTGCTGCAACAGATGGTCTTCTCCTTCCAG GAAATCCAGCAATtggaattttgaaatataaagaaaagtattACACTTTCAATACCAGAGATGCTGCATATTCGTTTGCAGAAAATCCTGAAAATTATATTGATTCAATtacagaaaaagccaaaaaaaatgcagaattgaTTCAACTACTAGAACTTCATCAACAGTTTGAAACCCTTATTCCATATTCTCAG ATGAAAGAGGTTGGCAAACATTATATAAAACCAATTACAATGTGTGAAAGTAGCACACAGACGGATACACACTTATTGCCACCAACAATTGTGAGATCATATGAGTGGAATGAATGGGAGTTAAGAAGAAAAGCTATAAAActg GCCAATTTGCGTCAGAAAGTTACTCACTCAGTACAAACCAATCTTAGTCACATGAGAAGAGAAAATTGTTCCCAGGTGTACCCTTCAAAGACCGCTAGCACACAGTCCCTGAGGGAAGGCAGCAGCCAAGTGCCCCGGCCCCAGATCTACATAGCTGGTCTTCGCGGGGGCCAGACTAAGACTACCTATGGAGTAAAGGTGAACTTAACCAGAGGCGTTGATGAAACCTAG